One window from the genome of Nocardioides panaciterrulae encodes:
- a CDS encoding FAD-binding oxidoreductase, which produces MSHLTREEIVDAYVAMLGQEQVLTDEQTLKDNSTDRYYKVETIFGIYSMPLPAAVLKPRSAEEVAQVLRFASEHTLNVVPRTGGSATEGGLETVVENSVVLDGSAMNKVLSIDTVDMLVTAQCGVVLGELEDQLRAMGYTTGHSPQSKPLAQMGGLVATRSIGQFSTLYGGIEDMLVGVETVFPNGEICRIKSVPRRAAGPDIRHLVLGNEGALNFITEVSLKIFPYYPDNNLFYGYLVDDMKTGLEILREVVTQGYRPSVARLYDREDGLYHFSDFSEGRCVLIFMAEGPKGIAQATGAAIEEIVAGVESADRVDSALIEDWFNNLNWDVSKIAEEREEIRETLVNGFTTEVSGNWSVIHDIYESALTRIRAEIPAEFSLLGGHSSHSYLNGTNMYFVYYYKVDVDPTEERTRYHDPIQNIIVEETLRHGGSMCHHHGVGKHRTHFLAEEYGSSLYMLETLKSAFDPAGIMNRGTIFPLES; this is translated from the coding sequence ATGTCGCACCTCACTCGCGAAGAGATCGTCGACGCCTACGTGGCGATGCTGGGTCAGGAGCAGGTACTCACCGACGAGCAGACCCTCAAGGACAACAGCACCGACCGTTACTACAAGGTGGAGACCATCTTCGGCATCTACTCGATGCCGCTCCCCGCGGCGGTGCTGAAGCCGCGCTCCGCCGAGGAGGTCGCCCAGGTCCTGCGCTTCGCCAGCGAGCACACCCTCAACGTGGTGCCGAGGACGGGAGGCTCCGCCACCGAGGGTGGCTTGGAGACCGTGGTCGAGAACTCGGTCGTGCTCGACGGGTCGGCCATGAACAAGGTTCTCAGCATCGACACGGTCGACATGCTCGTCACCGCCCAGTGCGGGGTGGTCCTCGGCGAGCTCGAGGACCAGCTCCGAGCCATGGGGTACACGACCGGGCACTCGCCGCAGTCCAAGCCGCTCGCGCAGATGGGTGGTCTCGTCGCCACCCGCTCGATCGGCCAGTTCTCCACGCTCTACGGCGGCATCGAGGACATGCTGGTGGGCGTCGAGACCGTGTTCCCCAACGGCGAGATCTGCCGCATCAAGAGCGTGCCGCGCCGGGCGGCGGGACCGGACATCCGTCACCTGGTGCTCGGCAACGAGGGCGCCCTCAACTTCATCACGGAGGTCAGCCTCAAGATCTTCCCCTACTACCCCGACAACAACCTCTTCTACGGCTACCTCGTGGACGACATGAAGACCGGTCTGGAGATCCTGCGGGAGGTCGTGACCCAGGGCTACCGGCCCTCGGTGGCGCGGCTCTACGACCGGGAGGACGGGCTGTACCACTTCAGCGACTTCTCCGAGGGTCGCTGCGTCCTCATCTTCATGGCAGAGGGCCCGAAGGGCATCGCCCAGGCGACGGGCGCGGCCATCGAGGAGATCGTCGCCGGGGTCGAGTCGGCCGACCGGGTCGACAGTGCGCTCATCGAGGACTGGTTCAACAACCTCAACTGGGACGTCTCGAAGATCGCGGAGGAGCGCGAGGAGATCCGCGAGACCCTGGTCAACGGGTTCACGACCGAGGTCTCGGGCAACTGGAGCGTCATCCACGACATCTACGAGAGCGCCCTGACGCGCATCCGTGCGGAGATCCCGGCGGAGTTCTCCCTGCTGGGCGGCCACTCGAGCCACAGCTACCTCAACGGCACGAACATGTACTTCGTCTACTACTACAAGGTCGACGTGGACCCCACCGAGGAGCGCACGCGCTACCACGACCCCATCCAGAACATCATCGTCGAGGAGACGCTGCGTCACGGCGGGTCGATGTGCCACCACCACGGGGTCGGCAAGCACCGCACCCACTTCCTCGCGGAGGAGTACGGCTCGTCGCTCTACATGCTCGAAACGCTGAAGAGCGCCTTCGACCCGGCGGGGATCATGAACCGGGGCACGATCTTCCCGTTGGAGAGCTGA
- a CDS encoding aconitate hydratase → MASRDSFGAKGTLDVDGKSYEIFRLDAVSGEGLPDDAVKSLPFSLKVLLENLLRTEDGADITADDVRALAGWDENADPDKEIQFTPARVIMQDFTGVPCVVDLATMREAMAELGGDPTKINPLAPAELVIDHSVIADVFGTPEAFERNVEIEYERNRERYQFLRWGQGAFDDFKVVPPGTGIVHQVNIEHLARTVMVRDGVAYPDTCVGTDSHTTMVNGIGVVGWGVGGIEAEAAMLGQPVSMLIPRVVGFKLSGDLPEGATATDLVLTITEMLRKHGVVGKFVEFYGPGVSVLPLANRATIGNMSPEFGSTIAVFPIDEETLKYLKLTGRSEEQLKLVEAYAKEQGLWHDPDAEPRFSERLELDLATVVPSLAGPKRPQDRVSLSDAKNAFRGALTDYVDEAGEEKGYDETVAETFPASDAPSHQGNGSAPPKDYHSSAPADGGRPSNPALVELADGTKFELDHGAVAIAAITSCTNTSNPSVMIGAALLAKKAVEKGLQRKPWVKTTLAPGSKVVSDYYERAGLTPYLDKLGFNLVGYGCTTCIGNSGPLIPEVSQAVNDNDLAVVSVLSGNRNFEGRINPDVKMNYLASPPLVVAYALAGSMDVDLFNDPLGQDQDGNDVFMKDIWPSPSEVEEVIAGAITSEMFSTDYADVFAGDEQWRSLPTPEGKTFEWDPESTYVRKPPYFDGMPDEPEPVADIDGARVLLKLGDSVTTDHISPAGAIKKDSPAGRYLAEHGVQQRDFNSYGSRRGNHEVMIRGTFANIRLRNQIAPGTEGGVTRDFTAGGEVTSVFEASENYLAAGIPLVVLAGKEYGSGSSRDWAAKGTALLGVQAVIAESYERIHRSNLIGMGVLPLQFPEGETAESLGLTGEEEFSITGVTELNEGRTPRTVKVTATKDGEATEFDAVVRIDTPGEANYYRNGGIMQYVLRNLRRA, encoded by the coding sequence ATGGCCAGTCGGGACAGCTTCGGTGCCAAGGGCACCCTGGACGTGGACGGCAAGTCCTACGAGATCTTCAGGCTCGACGCCGTCAGCGGCGAGGGCCTGCCTGACGACGCGGTCAAGTCGCTGCCTTTTTCGCTGAAGGTCCTCCTTGAGAACCTGCTGCGCACCGAGGACGGTGCCGACATCACCGCCGACGACGTCCGGGCGCTGGCGGGTTGGGACGAGAACGCCGACCCCGACAAGGAGATCCAGTTCACGCCCGCCCGCGTGATCATGCAGGACTTCACCGGCGTCCCCTGCGTCGTCGACCTCGCCACCATGCGCGAGGCGATGGCCGAGCTCGGCGGGGACCCCACGAAGATCAACCCGCTCGCGCCGGCCGAGCTGGTCATCGACCACTCGGTGATCGCCGACGTCTTCGGCACCCCGGAGGCCTTCGAGCGCAACGTCGAGATCGAGTACGAGCGCAACCGCGAGCGCTACCAGTTCCTGCGCTGGGGCCAGGGCGCCTTCGACGACTTCAAGGTCGTCCCGCCCGGCACCGGCATCGTGCACCAGGTCAACATCGAGCACCTGGCCCGCACGGTCATGGTCCGCGACGGTGTCGCCTACCCCGACACCTGCGTCGGCACCGACTCCCACACCACGATGGTCAACGGCATCGGCGTGGTCGGCTGGGGCGTCGGCGGCATCGAGGCCGAGGCCGCGATGCTCGGGCAGCCGGTGTCGATGCTGATCCCGCGGGTGGTCGGCTTCAAGCTCAGCGGCGACCTGCCCGAGGGCGCCACCGCGACCGACCTGGTCCTCACGATCACCGAGATGCTGCGCAAGCACGGCGTCGTGGGCAAGTTCGTGGAGTTCTACGGCCCCGGCGTCTCCGTGCTGCCGCTGGCCAACCGCGCCACCATCGGCAACATGAGCCCGGAGTTCGGCTCCACGATCGCGGTCTTCCCGATCGACGAGGAGACCCTGAAGTACCTCAAGCTCACCGGCCGCTCCGAGGAGCAGCTCAAGCTCGTGGAGGCCTACGCCAAGGAGCAGGGGCTCTGGCACGACCCCGACGCCGAGCCCCGCTTCTCCGAGCGGCTCGAGCTCGACCTGGCCACGGTCGTCCCGTCGCTGGCCGGCCCGAAGCGCCCCCAGGACCGGGTCTCGCTCTCCGACGCCAAGAACGCCTTCCGCGGCGCGCTGACCGACTACGTCGACGAGGCGGGCGAGGAGAAGGGGTACGACGAGACCGTCGCCGAGACCTTCCCGGCCTCCGACGCCCCGTCCCACCAGGGCAACGGCTCCGCCCCGCCGAAGGACTACCACTCCTCGGCCCCGGCCGACGGCGGCCGGCCGAGCAACCCCGCGCTGGTGGAGCTCGCCGACGGCACCAAGTTCGAGCTGGACCACGGCGCCGTGGCGATCGCGGCGATCACCTCGTGCACCAACACCTCGAACCCGTCGGTGATGATCGGCGCGGCCCTGCTGGCCAAGAAGGCCGTGGAGAAGGGCCTGCAGCGCAAGCCGTGGGTCAAGACCACGCTGGCGCCCGGCTCGAAGGTCGTCTCGGACTACTACGAGCGCGCCGGGCTCACGCCGTACCTCGACAAGCTCGGCTTCAACCTGGTCGGCTACGGCTGCACCACCTGCATCGGCAACTCCGGCCCGCTCATCCCCGAGGTCAGCCAGGCCGTCAACGACAACGACCTCGCGGTCGTCTCGGTGCTGTCCGGCAACCGCAACTTCGAGGGCCGGATCAACCCCGACGTGAAGATGAACTACCTCGCGTCCCCGCCGCTGGTCGTCGCCTACGCGCTGGCCGGCTCGATGGACGTCGACCTGTTCAACGACCCGCTGGGCCAGGACCAGGACGGCAACGACGTCTTCATGAAGGACATCTGGCCCTCCCCGTCGGAGGTCGAGGAGGTCATCGCCGGGGCGATCACCTCGGAGATGTTCAGCACGGACTACGCCGACGTCTTCGCCGGTGACGAGCAGTGGCGCTCGCTGCCCACCCCGGAGGGCAAGACCTTCGAGTGGGACCCCGAGTCGACCTACGTCCGCAAGCCTCCGTACTTCGACGGCATGCCCGACGAGCCGGAGCCGGTCGCCGACATCGACGGCGCCCGGGTGCTGCTCAAGCTGGGCGACTCGGTGACCACCGACCACATCAGCCCGGCCGGTGCGATCAAGAAGGACTCGCCCGCGGGCAGGTACCTCGCCGAGCACGGCGTCCAGCAGCGGGACTTCAACTCCTACGGCTCGCGGCGCGGCAACCACGAGGTGATGATCCGCGGCACGTTCGCGAACATCCGCCTGCGCAACCAGATCGCGCCGGGCACCGAGGGCGGCGTCACCCGCGACTTCACCGCGGGCGGCGAGGTGACGAGCGTGTTCGAGGCCTCGGAGAACTACCTGGCCGCCGGCATCCCGCTGGTCGTCCTCGCCGGCAAGGAGTACGGCTCCGGCTCCTCGCGCGACTGGGCCGCCAAGGGCACCGCGCTGCTGGGCGTCCAGGCCGTCATCGCCGAGTCCTACGAGCGGATCCACCGCTCGAACCTGATCGGCATGGGCGTGCTGCCGCTGCAGTTCCCCGAGGGCGAGACCGCCGAGTCGCTGGGCCTCACCGGTGAGGAGGAGTTCTCGATCACCGGGGTCACCGAGCTCAACGAGGGGCGTACGCCGCGCACCGTGAAGGTCACCGCGACCAAGGACGGGGAGGCCACCGAGTTCGACGCGGTGGTCCGCATCGACACCCCCGGCGAGGCGAACTACTACCGCAACGGCGGCATCATGCAGTACGTCCTGCGCAACCTCCGCCGGGCCTGA
- a CDS encoding TSUP family transporter, protein MDGVPWDVVALIGSVTLVGAFVQSVVGLGVGLLAAPVIAMVEPGLVPALPLWLALVMSGSMVLGERRHVDWRAIAWALPARIPGTVIGTWLVLSFSDREIGVAIGLMVLVAVLLTVRTVDVPVTPVSLLTAGLVAGTTGTATSIGGPPIALLFQRRPPEVVRSTLSVFFFMGVCFSIVGLTVSGELSAASWHLGLLLAPVVLGGFLVGSRVRARLAGEGFRTGVLAVCAVSALALLVRSLT, encoded by the coding sequence GTGGACGGAGTCCCCTGGGACGTGGTGGCGCTGATCGGGTCGGTCACGCTGGTCGGCGCGTTCGTGCAGTCGGTGGTCGGGCTGGGCGTGGGGCTGCTGGCCGCCCCGGTGATCGCGATGGTCGAGCCCGGGCTGGTGCCGGCGCTGCCGTTGTGGCTGGCGCTGGTGATGTCGGGGTCGATGGTGCTGGGGGAGCGGCGGCACGTCGACTGGCGGGCGATCGCGTGGGCGCTGCCCGCTCGCATCCCCGGGACCGTGATCGGCACGTGGCTGGTGCTGTCCTTCAGCGACCGGGAGATCGGTGTCGCGATCGGCCTGATGGTGCTGGTGGCCGTGCTGCTCACCGTCCGGACCGTCGACGTGCCCGTCACGCCGGTCTCCCTGCTGACCGCCGGCCTGGTGGCCGGCACCACCGGCACCGCCACCTCGATCGGCGGGCCGCCGATCGCGCTGCTCTTCCAGCGCCGGCCGCCGGAGGTGGTGCGCTCGACGCTGTCGGTGTTCTTCTTCATGGGGGTCTGCTTCAGCATCGTCGGGCTGACCGTCTCGGGAGAGCTCAGCGCGGCCTCCTGGCACCTGGGGCTGCTGCTGGCACCGGTGGTGCTGGGCGGCTTCCTCGTCGGGTCGCGGGTGCGCGCCCGGCTGGCCGGCGAGGGGTTCCGCACCGGCGTGCTGGCCGTCTGTGCCGTCTCCGCCCTCGCCCTGCTCGTCCGGTCGCTGACCTGA
- a CDS encoding phosphatase PAP2 family protein: MATLTRQRDGHDAHARRRAFPSAGRAALVVVGTWLVVLAVVVAFGWLITHALRSAVLPWDNGLARWIADQRTGALNEPADIGTLLGETVTGVSVAVVTALVFSIWKRSWRPAIFLALAEAGIGGFYYIATHVDPRQRPPVKILDPGLVGNHSFPSGHTATAVVAYAGIVVLAAAYASPAVRHWARLLLLLPVFVLLSRLYQGAHHLTDVLTSLVYASVWLLVLARTLLPLGRSSD; encoded by the coding sequence ATGGCGACCCTCACTCGACAGCGTGACGGCCACGACGCCCACGCGCGGCGACGTGCCTTCCCCTCCGCGGGCCGGGCGGCCCTGGTCGTCGTCGGCACCTGGCTGGTGGTGCTGGCGGTGGTCGTGGCGTTCGGCTGGCTGATCACCCATGCCCTGCGCAGCGCGGTGCTGCCGTGGGACAACGGTCTCGCGCGCTGGATCGCCGACCAGCGCACCGGTGCGCTGAACGAGCCCGCGGACATCGGCACCCTGCTCGGAGAGACCGTGACCGGCGTGAGCGTCGCGGTCGTGACGGCGCTGGTGTTCTCGATCTGGAAGCGGTCCTGGCGCCCGGCGATCTTCCTCGCGCTCGCCGAGGCCGGCATCGGCGGCTTCTACTACATCGCCACCCACGTCGACCCCCGGCAGCGGCCGCCGGTGAAGATCCTCGACCCCGGCCTGGTCGGCAACCACAGCTTCCCGTCCGGGCACACCGCCACCGCGGTGGTCGCGTACGCCGGGATCGTGGTGCTCGCCGCGGCGTACGCCTCGCCGGCCGTCCGGCACTGGGCGCGGCTGCTCCTGCTGCTGCCGGTCTTCGTGCTGCTCTCCCGGCTCTACCAGGGCGCCCACCACCTCACCGACGTGCTGACCAGCCTGGTCTACGCGAGCGTCTGGCTGCTGGTGCTGGCCCGCACCCTGCTGCCGCTGGGACGATCCTCGGACTGA
- a CDS encoding MTH1187 family thiamine-binding protein, with protein sequence MIVAFSISPSGGDETGGVSEAVTAAIRVVRESGLPNETNAMFTNIEGEWDEVMGVVKRAVDAVAAVSPRVSLVLKADIRAGYDGQLTAKVERVERLLEG encoded by the coding sequence ATGATCGTGGCCTTCAGCATCTCCCCGTCCGGCGGCGACGAGACCGGCGGCGTCTCCGAGGCGGTCACCGCCGCCATCCGCGTCGTCCGCGAGTCCGGGCTGCCCAACGAGACCAACGCGATGTTCACCAACATCGAGGGCGAGTGGGACGAGGTGATGGGCGTCGTCAAGCGCGCCGTCGACGCCGTGGCCGCGGTCTCCCCGCGGGTCTCGCTGGTCCTCAAGGCCGACATCCGGGCCGGGTACGACGGCCAGCTCACCGCCAAGGTCGAGCGGGTCGAGCGGCTGCTCGAGGGCTGA
- a CDS encoding GNAT family N-acetyltransferase: MAPVDVRSLGYRTDLALLQLDGSVVEDRGTHLVVRTPANPSFHWGNFLLLATPPQPGSGRFWLERFEQEFPGLQHRALGVDGTTGSTDDLAALAEVGLEADASSVMTATSVHAPPHPHPTAVVRPLVSDDDWAQQVALAVAGEPEHYSEEFATSRAAAHRRNVETGHGQWFGAFLDGRLSSSLGIFTAGEGLARFQEVKTHPEARGQGLAGTLVHAASRHALDEMGARTLVMVADPGYLAIRVYRSVGFADTETQLGADRARA; this comes from the coding sequence ATGGCGCCCGTGGACGTGCGCTCGCTGGGCTACCGGACCGATCTCGCCCTGCTCCAGCTCGACGGCAGCGTCGTGGAGGACCGGGGCACCCACCTGGTCGTCCGCACGCCGGCCAACCCGAGCTTCCACTGGGGCAACTTCCTACTGCTGGCCACGCCGCCGCAGCCGGGCTCGGGCCGCTTCTGGCTCGAGCGGTTCGAGCAGGAGTTCCCCGGCCTGCAGCACCGGGCGCTGGGCGTCGACGGCACGACCGGCAGCACCGACGACCTGGCGGCGCTCGCCGAGGTCGGCCTCGAGGCGGACGCCTCCTCGGTGATGACCGCGACCTCGGTGCACGCGCCGCCGCACCCGCACCCGACCGCCGTCGTACGCCCGCTGGTCAGTGACGACGACTGGGCCCAGCAGGTCGCGCTCGCCGTCGCCGGCGAGCCGGAGCACTACAGCGAGGAGTTCGCCACCTCCCGGGCGGCGGCTCACCGGCGCAACGTCGAGACCGGCCACGGCCAGTGGTTCGGCGCGTTCCTGGACGGGCGGCTGAGCTCCTCGCTGGGGATCTTCACCGCCGGCGAGGGCCTGGCCCGCTTCCAGGAGGTCAAGACCCACCCCGAGGCCCGCGGTCAGGGCCTGGCCGGCACGCTCGTGCACGCCGCGTCGCGGCACGCCCTCGACGAGATGGGCGCGCGGACACTGGTGATGGTCGCCGACCCCGGCTACCTGGCGATCCGGGTCTACCGGTCGGTGGGCTTCGCCGACACCGAGACCCAGCTCGGCGCGGACCGGGCTCGCGCCTGA
- a CDS encoding NAD(P)/FAD-dependent oxidoreductase: MPDRIVVVGGGLAAGTAVVELRERGYEGELVLLAAEDHPPYERPPLSKAVLLGEAEPDSTGVKDPQWYADHDVQLRTGARADGLHTGRRQVLVGREAIGYDTLLLATGARPRRFPMADNSGASVSYLRTIEDSAALRARFGPGFRLGVLGGGWIGLEAAAAARTSGAEVTVLESMDLPLLRVLGPEVAGVMAEMHREHGVDLRTSADVTGISRTDDEVHVALGDGSGVVVDHLLVGVGVEPDTTLAEVGGLVVENGIRTDRHLRTSAEGVYAAGDVANADHPLLGRPLRVEHWDTAIQHGKVAAANLLGGEVDADALPYFFTDQYDFGMEYVGHAAPGGYDRVVLRGDVEGRTFTAWWLDGDRVVAGMHANDWDAIDDVRRIVGTTVDATRLADDGVALGDL; this comes from the coding sequence ATGCCGGATCGGATCGTGGTGGTCGGAGGTGGCCTCGCCGCGGGCACGGCGGTGGTCGAGCTGCGCGAGCGCGGCTACGAGGGCGAGCTGGTGCTGCTGGCGGCCGAGGACCACCCGCCGTACGAGCGTCCGCCGCTGTCCAAGGCGGTGCTGCTCGGCGAGGCCGAGCCGGACAGCACCGGGGTCAAGGACCCGCAGTGGTACGCCGACCACGACGTGCAGCTGCGCACCGGCGCCCGCGCCGACGGCCTGCACACCGGTCGCCGCCAGGTGCTCGTGGGTCGCGAGGCGATCGGCTACGACACCCTGCTGCTGGCCACCGGGGCGCGGCCGCGCCGGTTCCCGATGGCCGACAACAGCGGCGCCTCGGTGAGCTACCTGCGCACGATCGAGGACTCGGCGGCGCTGCGCGCCCGGTTCGGGCCGGGCTTCCGGCTCGGCGTGCTCGGCGGCGGCTGGATCGGGCTCGAGGCGGCCGCCGCCGCCCGCACGTCCGGGGCCGAGGTGACGGTGCTGGAGTCGATGGACCTCCCCCTGCTGCGGGTGCTCGGCCCCGAGGTCGCCGGGGTGATGGCCGAGATGCACCGCGAGCACGGCGTCGACCTGCGCACCTCGGCCGACGTCACCGGCATCTCCCGGACCGACGACGAGGTGCATGTCGCCCTCGGCGACGGCAGCGGTGTCGTGGTCGACCACCTGCTGGTCGGCGTCGGCGTCGAGCCGGACACCACCCTGGCCGAGGTGGGCGGCCTGGTCGTCGAGAACGGGATCCGCACCGACCGGCACCTGCGCACCTCCGCCGAGGGCGTCTATGCCGCCGGGGACGTCGCCAACGCCGACCACCCGCTCCTGGGCCGCCCGCTGCGGGTCGAGCACTGGGACACCGCGATCCAGCACGGCAAGGTCGCGGCCGCCAACCTGCTCGGCGGCGAGGTGGACGCCGACGCCCTGCCGTACTTCTTCACCGACCAGTACGACTTCGGCATGGAGTACGTCGGGCACGCGGCGCCCGGCGGCTACGACCGGGTCGTGCTGCGCGGCGACGTGGAGGGCCGCACCTTCACCGCCTGGTGGCTCGACGGCGACCGGGTCGTGGCCGGCATGCACGCCAACGACTGGGACGCCATCGACGACGTGCGGCGGATCGTCGGCACGACGGTCGACGCCACCCGGCTGGCCGACGACGGCGTGGCGCTGGGCGACCTCTGA
- a CDS encoding YjbQ family protein translates to MHSETRSYRTGGRETVRDLTADCAGFVDGRGDGLLHVFVPHATAGLAIIETGAGSDDDLLAALGDLLPADDRWRHRHGSPGHGRSHVMPALVPPYATVPVLGGRLALGTWQSVCLVDLNVDNAEREVRFSFLGDGAGAGQERGER, encoded by the coding sequence ATGCACTCCGAGACGCGCAGCTATCGCACCGGCGGGCGGGAGACGGTCCGCGACCTCACCGCGGACTGTGCGGGGTTCGTGGACGGTCGCGGGGACGGGCTGCTGCACGTCTTCGTGCCGCACGCGACCGCCGGCCTGGCGATCATCGAGACCGGGGCCGGCAGCGACGACGACCTGCTGGCCGCGCTGGGCGACCTGCTCCCCGCCGACGACCGCTGGCGGCACCGCCACGGCAGCCCCGGGCACGGCCGCTCCCACGTGATGCCGGCGCTGGTCCCGCCGTACGCCACCGTCCCGGTGCTCGGCGGCAGGCTCGCGCTCGGCACCTGGCAGAGCGTCTGCCTGGTCGACCTCAACGTCGACAACGCCGAGCGCGAGGTCCGGTTCAGCTTCCTCGGCGACGGCGCGGGGGCGGGCCAGGAGCGGGGGGAGCGGTGA
- a CDS encoding GNAT family N-acetyltransferase, which translates to MTGLEVRPAQETDRTSVRRVVEAAFGEEGERVADLVEALHAARRVQLSLVAEVDGAVAGHVQLNHSWVDAREALVDVLVLSPLSVAPAHQRSGLGTTLVATALAAARESGAPAVFLEGAPGYYGARGFGRASEHGFERPSVRIPDPAFQVALLPAHEAWMTGRLVYCDPFWAHDCVGLRDPLLAELEERLG; encoded by the coding sequence GTGACCGGGTTGGAGGTCCGTCCCGCGCAGGAGACCGACCGGACGTCGGTGCGCCGGGTCGTGGAGGCGGCGTTCGGCGAGGAGGGCGAGCGGGTCGCCGACCTGGTCGAGGCCCTGCACGCCGCCCGGAGGGTCCAGCTGAGCCTGGTCGCCGAGGTCGACGGCGCCGTGGCCGGCCACGTCCAGCTCAACCACAGCTGGGTGGACGCCCGCGAGGCGCTGGTCGACGTGCTCGTGCTCAGCCCGCTCTCGGTGGCGCCGGCGCATCAGCGCTCCGGCCTCGGCACGACGCTGGTCGCGACCGCCCTGGCGGCGGCTCGGGAGTCCGGCGCGCCGGCCGTGTTCCTGGAGGGCGCACCCGGCTACTACGGCGCCCGCGGCTTCGGCCGCGCGAGCGAGCACGGCTTCGAGCGGCCGTCGGTGCGGATCCCCGACCCGGCGTTCCAGGTGGCGCTGCTGCCCGCACACGAGGCGTGGATGACCGGCCGGCTGGTCTACTGCGACCCGTTCTGGGCCCACGACTGCGTCGGGCTGCGCGACCCGTTGCTCGCCGAGCTGGAGGAGCGACTGGGCTGA